The sequence AAGTTCCGTTATAGGTAAGCTCGAGGAAATAACGTTCCATAAGCCAGAGAGAGAGGGTAAGGTCGGGTACCTGTTCGATGAAAAACCCCTGATCCATGCCGGGAAAATAATCGATCATCCGCACGCCGATACCGGGTTTAATCACGATACCGGTTGCGTATAAAAGGGAAAAAGTCCATGAGCCGAGAAGAAAAAAATCCACATCGGCATCCCCGATTTCAAGTTCGAAAAGGCTTTCAGGTGCTTCTTTCCCGAGTGGGATAAAATCCTCTGCAGGAAGCATCATGCATACGAGAAGGAGAAAAAACGATATGAAGGTCATTCTGCCCATCGTTATAAACTATACTATAGTCCATGTCTTCTCACAACCTTTACGCGCCGGCCGGATACGAAAAGGTATTCTGTTCTTTTTCCTTGATTTATAGATGGTTTTCGCCGAATAATAGAAGAGAACCCATATTATGGATATTGAAAGTCAGAAAGCGCAGGCTTTTATCAAACGGTTATTAACGAATCCCGCACTCAATCATCTGCAGGCCCTGCAGAAAGAAGAACAGATTATACAGTTTTTGAATTTGAACTCACAAAGTCTTCTTCCCACACTCGCTTCCGGGCAGTTTTTCCCGGGCAAGGATTGGCAGCAGATTTTTAATCTTCTCTATTCGGCGTTGCTTTCGGTTATCAATGAAGCGCTGTTCAGCGAAATCGATGCATTGTTGCAGAAAATCGAGTTCTCGTTCGTTTCTTTTCTGCGCCAGACAAATTATCCGGTATCACAGTGCAGGGAACAGTTGTCGGGGTTTCTCAAGGTATTGCTTGAAAAACAGGAAGCGCGAAAGGCGTTCATCGGTCCTTTTATCGCGGTCAAAATCGGCATATCGGACAGATATATCGAACAGGTATTCAACCGGAGGGAATATGTCCATTTTGAATTATTGAAGGTACAGCGGTTGAAGATGAGCAAGGAGGAAATAAAGCATTTTCTCAAGGTATCGCTTTTGTTACGCGCCTCGATTCACCTTATTACCGTCAGCGGTGCGGATTTGGGTATCGGAACGGTATCGGAAATCGTTCAGAAATCATTCGCGGATAAAGTCAATCAGGTCATTATTGAAAAACTCAAGCTTCTTCCCCCCGAAGTAATAAAAAGCGGAGTCGGAAGCAATTTGTCCTTTCTTGAGAACAGCGACCTGGAAACAACGGCCCGTATCTCAGCCGTTTTTTCCATGCGGTGTAAAAATTACAAACATATCGAACGCGTCGACAGGGGGGCGGAATATCCCGATAAAAGCTGGTTCAATATAGCGAGGAGGAATTACAAATTCTACGGTTTTGACATCAAGGTTCTCGATGAGTTTTACAAGATCGCTGCAGAGAACGGATGGTAGGAATTCATGGAAAAGAATAAAATCAGTGTATTTGAAATAATAGTGTCGCTTGTCATCGTCCTGGTGGTGATCCATACCTTTCTCGAAGATTTTTTTGTACTTATCGGGTTGGATGGGGACCTGGGTGTGGCGATGATTATAGCCGGATTCTTTTTCGACCTCTTTTTCACCATCGAGTTTCTCCTGCGGCTTTACTGGGCGCGATCGGACAGGGGCTCGCTTTTCTACTTCACTTACCAGCACGGATGGATCGATTTTTTCGCGTCGGTTCCCCTTTTAATGTTTAATTCCGGCCCCCCGTTCGTATCACTCGCAAGCAACACGTTCGGTCTTTTCGGTATTGCGGGTATTGCGGGCTTGAGTATGCTAAAACTGTTGAAAATAATACGGATTGCCCGTATACTCAGGCTTCTCAGGATACTGAAAATATTTAAAAATATCAAATACACCGATTCGTCCATGGCACAGCGACATGTCAACCGGATCATAACACTGGGAGTCACCGTCCTGGTCGTATTGCTTATCCTTTTCACGATGGTTATGGATGTCTTTTCTATCGCAAGACCCGATGACGCTTATGTCAGAAACAGGTATGAACTGATGAAAAAGATAAATGAAAACATAGACTGGAAAGACGACCCGCAGCGTATCGCAAACGATGTGAAAAGGCTTGATGCATCGGGAAAAATACTTCTTCTAAAATCAGATGGCAAGGTTATCTTTTCCCGCTACCCGCAGAATGCTGATAATCCTTCTTACACATACAGAGATTATGAATACAGTAGTGCAGGAAATGTGGAGATTTATTTCGATGTCACGGAAGAAAACCGGATAGTCGCGCACTCGCAGTCACGGGATAATCTAGTCTTTTTCTTTATAATCCTGGGATTGCTCTGCGCCTATCTCATCTTCTACAGTCCGCATTTCGCACTCACGGTGACCGACCCGTTGTATGTCATGAGGCGGGGTTTCAGGGAAAAGGATTATAATCTCGAAGTGAAGATTCCGCCGCTTTATGAAACGGATGATGTCTATGATCTGGCAAAGCTGTATAATGAACATTATCTTCCCGCAAAAGACAGGCTTTCCGACAAGGAAAACAGTACGTTATTGACTGCGGAACCCGACGACATCAAATATCTGACGGATATATGACGGCATCGGGGAATAAATGAAGTAAGAACGGGAGGGTGAACGGGTCCGTCGGACGGTATTCGTAAAAAGAGAGTCGATATGGTTGTTTCCGTTTTCCAGTCTATTATCGAAGTCCCCGGACTTCAATCGATCAAGGAGAAACGACGAATTCTCAAATCACTGAAAGACACCATCATCAATAAATACAAAATATCGGCCGCCGAAGTGGGCAGCCATGATTCGTTGCGGTTTATTCATATCGGTGCGGCACTGGTGTCAAACTCGAAAAAATACGGGGAATCCGTTCTCCAGAAGGTCTTCAATTATATCGAAGAAAACTCTCCCGGCAGGATCATCGATTGGAGTATTTTCAGCGAAAATTATACCGATCACTGATTTTTTTCATGCGATATACAATTTCCGTGTGTCGGCGGTAAATGCTTCACTCTTGATTTCCGACCAGACAAATATATTGAAATCCCTTGACATTTTTCCGCTATTTCTCTATAGTGATGCAACAATTTTTTATCATGATTAAACTGGAGTTAATATGAGCAGAACATGCGAACTTTGCGGAAGAGGAACGACATCCGGACAAAACGTCCCGAGAAAAGGTCTCCCCAGAAAAAAAGGCGGGGGTGGTGTAAAAATCGGTGTAAGAACCAAGAGGATATTCAAAGTGAATCTCCATACTAAAGTGATTTCCACAGACGGCGTAAATAAAAAAGTAAGAATTTGCACACGGTGCTTGCGTACCATGCAAAAAGAGCAGGTATAACGGCATCCCGCACATGGACCCCGGTCTTCGCGATCGGCTATTCCCGTGGAACACAATACAAGATTTTGAGATCGAAGAGATTGTTGTAATTGTAATAATCGGAAAAGACATTTTCCGATACGACGGCTATCTTGAAATAATGCCGCAGCGTTTCATACGTATCCGTATCGACGACGAGTTCGAATTCAAACTCACGTTTTTCTCCCGGCTTTGAAGCCTTTTCAGGATAGGGGAAAAACGCGAAAATTCCCGGTGTCACCTGAGATACATCGCAGGGATTTTGCCAGTTTGGATTAATCATCTTCGCAGGTTCGTCGAATGAATAAAGGGAGACGGCAAGATCGCTTAAAGGACTGAATGTGACACTGTGAAGGAGTTTTCCCATAATCGTGGGAAAATTGAAAAAACATCCTTCCGTTTTTTCACTTTTTATCTGGGCACTGTCATGAGGAAAATGCGGGCGTTTTGCCAGGATGATTCTTTCGATACCTTTGTGGACAAGCGCGACGATATCCGCGCGCCGCTGAAGATTATCGAGGTAGTTCATTTTAAAATGGGCCGCGCCTCTGCTGGAATAGATATAGACAGGTTCTATTCTGTTGAGTACATAGCAGATGACATCATTGAAACATTGAGTACATGTGCAGAAGTTGGCTTTTTTGAGGTTTTTTTCATCGATAAAGATTTCTTTTGCGATGTCTTCGACGATGTCCTCGACAATATTATGTATTTCCATACCTTATTCACCTCTCCTGTTAAATATATCAATATCGAGGAGCCGGGTTAAATCATTAATACACATAAAAAAATCTTTAAGGGTATCATTCAGGGAATGATATGAAAGGCCGCTGTAGTATATTTTCGTGTACACAGAATAATAGAAATTTTCTTCATCCTTGGTGACATGAGAATAACAACCGTAATTGTAACCGAGGGTAAACATCTCTTCGATTCTCGATCGAAGAAAGCTGAATAATGTATGCGAAAAAGAGAAGGTATATGCTATTTCTAGAAACCGGTTGCTCGAGTCGATATATAATCCGCCGAGAAACCGGTTCTTTTTTTTGAATTCACAGGTAAACATATCATCCGTATAATCCTCATCCACGAGCGTGTACCCGAGTTCCAGAAACAGCACCTTGACACGCCGGATTCTCTCTTCCAATATTTTCTGTTTTTTCATCTATTACCTCAGATACTATCACTTACCGCAGGTTTGTCAATGGCTTTTTGGAGAAAAATCATGATGAAGGGGCCGTCCTGTTATCTCGGTTCGGATATTCTGTGGGGAAATAGTCATGGTTGATGTGCCAGGGGATTCTGAAAATGTTGTCACGGACCTTTTTATTAATATGCGATAATGTACGGATGGTTTCCTTTAGTACACGGCGTTGACTCGATTCGCAATGGGGACATTGCAAGGGGAATACGGGGAAATCGAGTTCTTTAGAAATACTTTTAATTTCACGTTCGTATACTTCGTACATGGGCCGTATTATCGATATTTTGCCGTCGAAAAAACGCTGTACCGGCATAATCGTTGCAAGCTCTCCCCTGAAAAAGATATTGAGGAGTGTCGTTTCGATTACGTCATCAAGATGGTGGCCCAGTGCGATTTTTGTAATACCGGATTTCCGGGCTTCGGTGAAAAGAATTCGTTTCCGGTTTCGCGAGCATATGTAACAATTGAAATCATCATCGAAAGACGGATGAATCATAGTTGCGCCGACAATCGAATAGGGTATTTGCAGGGATTCGAAAAAACCTATCAGTTTCTCCTTCTGTTCCCCGTTCATGGGGCATTCCTTCCACTCGATCTGGACCGCGACCAGCTCATACCGGATCGGGACCCATGCTTTTCGTTCGGCAAGGGCGAGCGAGAGGGCAAGCGAATCCTTTCCGCCGGAAACACCGATCAGAATTTTATCCCCTTCACGGATCATGTCGTACCGATGGATCGCCCTTCCCACATGTTTCGCGAACAATTTCATCCGTTTCGTTTTTCTTTGTTCAGGCACCCTTTTCATCCTTTTTCAATCGAGACTATCACCCCGCGAGCAGCGCGGCAATATCGATCTTGTGTATCGATTCGAGTATTTCTTCCCTGCGCGCGACGGAAACAGTGACAAACCTCAAGGTGCCGGCGATCGTTCCCACCACCGTATCGGAAAAAACACTCCCGGATTCCCTGAAAGTGATGTTGCCGTCTCCGTTATTGTGGAGAAGGGGCACATCTATTTCAAAGGTGATATGTTCGGGAATATCGATAACGATGTCCTCGG comes from Spirochaetales bacterium and encodes:
- a CDS encoding ion transporter, coding for MEKNKISVFEIIVSLVIVLVVIHTFLEDFFVLIGLDGDLGVAMIIAGFFFDLFFTIEFLLRLYWARSDRGSLFYFTYQHGWIDFFASVPLLMFNSGPPFVSLASNTFGLFGIAGIAGLSMLKLLKIIRIARILRLLRILKIFKNIKYTDSSMAQRHVNRIITLGVTVLVVLLILFTMVMDVFSIARPDDAYVRNRYELMKKINENIDWKDDPQRIANDVKRLDASGKILLLKSDGKVIFSRYPQNADNPSYTYRDYEYSSAGNVEIYFDVTEENRIVAHSQSRDNLVFFFIILGLLCAYLIFYSPHFALTVTDPLYVMRRGFREKDYNLEVKIPPLYETDDVYDLAKLYNEHYLPAKDRLSDKENSTLLTAEPDDIKYLTDI
- a CDS encoding DUF503 domain-containing protein, coding for MVVSVFQSIIEVPGLQSIKEKRRILKSLKDTIINKYKISAAEVGSHDSLRFIHIGAALVSNSKKYGESVLQKVFNYIEENSPGRIIDWSIFSENYTDH
- the rpmB gene encoding 50S ribosomal protein L28 encodes the protein MSRTCELCGRGTTSGQNVPRKGLPRKKGGGGVKIGVRTKRIFKVNLHTKVISTDGVNKKVRICTRCLRTMQKEQV
- a CDS encoding late competence development ComFB family protein translates to MEIHNIVEDIVEDIAKEIFIDEKNLKKANFCTCTQCFNDVICYVLNRIEPVYIYSSRGAAHFKMNYLDNLQRRADIVALVHKGIERIILAKRPHFPHDSAQIKSEKTEGCFFNFPTIMGKLLHSVTFSPLSDLAVSLYSFDEPAKMINPNWQNPCDVSQVTPGIFAFFPYPEKASKPGEKREFEFELVVDTDTYETLRHYFKIAVVSENVFSDYYNYNNLFDLKILYCVPRE
- a CDS encoding adenine nucleotide alpha hydrolase, whose translation is MPEQRKTKRMKLFAKHVGRAIHRYDMIREGDKILIGVSGGKDSLALSLALAERKAWVPIRYELVAVQIEWKECPMNGEQKEKLIGFFESLQIPYSIVGATMIHPSFDDDFNCYICSRNRKRILFTEARKSGITKIALGHHLDDVIETTLLNIFFRGELATIMPVQRFFDGKISIIRPMYEVYEREIKSISKELDFPVFPLQCPHCESSQRRVLKETIRTLSHINKKVRDNIFRIPWHINHDYFPTEYPNRDNRTAPSS